A section of the Sebastes fasciatus isolate fSebFas1 chromosome 21, fSebFas1.pri, whole genome shotgun sequence genome encodes:
- the LOC141759487 gene encoding myeloid cell surface antigen CD33-like, translating to MSVISVRSVKMVTAIVLLNVFLVSGALAVCPKSPSLFITTPKQMEALSGSCLQIPCNFTVKSEEEFNSTRSTFGVWIKSNQDFAKNPHNVIFNSSSTDNIYPMSLTGDLSQKNCTTLFSIVNTSYTDWYYFRIENGSFRATASCDPLQITVKDSPPRPSIEISGDLKENQSVTITCSAFTPCPHSPPELTWTLQQDPHNKIEENTDRTFTTKIQKTFTLSDEHDGFNITCSARYPLNEGKDVKTAEERTTLSVSCKIIKCLLLDPVST from the exons atgagtgtcatttcagtccggtctgtgaaaatggtgacagccatcgtgttactgaacgtcttcttagtttcag GTGCTTTGGCTGTTTGTCCTAAAAGCCCATCCCTATTCATCACTACACCAAAGCAGATGGAAGCACTGAGTGGATCCTGTCTGCAAATCCCATGTAACTTTACAGTTAAATCAGAAGAGGAATTCAACAGCACAAGATCAACCTTCGGCGTGTGGATTAAAAGTAACCAAGATTTTGCTAAAAATCCACATAATGTGATTTTCAACAGTAGCAGTACGGATAATATCTATCCAATGAGTCTTACTGGAGACCTGAGTCAGAAAAActgcaccactttattttccatTGTGAACACAAGTTACACAGACTGGTACTACTTCAGAATTGAGAACGGATCATTCAGGGCAACAGCTTCTTGTGATCCTCTTCAAATAACAGTCAAAG attctcctccgaggcccagcattgagatctcaggtgatctgaaggagaatcagtctgtcactataacctgctcagctttcactccctgtccacactcccctcctgaactcacctggactctccaacaagaccctcacaacaaaatagaggaaaacacagatcgaaccttcacaactaaaatccagaagaccttcactctgtcagacgaacatgatggattcaacatcacctgttcagccagatatcctttaaatgaaggaaaagacgtcaagacagcagaggagagaacgacgctcagtgtttcatgtaagataataaagtgtttgttattagatcctgtcagcacatga